One part of the Oceanihabitans sp. IOP_32 genome encodes these proteins:
- a CDS encoding OmpA family protein, with product MLLLADGSDLGATWLNPIYFDFDKSDITSKAEVELQKLVVLMQQNKQLKLEVRSHTDSRANDAYNKALSEKRAQATIHYLVEQGISRDRLSGKGYGESQLLNHCSNAVKCTAAQHAKNRRSEFIIIK from the coding sequence ATGCTATTGTTAGCAGATGGGTCTGATCTTGGAGCGACTTGGCTTAATCCCATTTATTTTGATTTCGATAAGTCAGATATAACAAGTAAAGCCGAAGTAGAATTACAAAAACTGGTGGTACTCATGCAGCAAAATAAGCAGTTAAAACTCGAGGTGCGTTCGCATACCGATAGTCGTGCAAACGATGCTTACAATAAGGCTTTATCAGAAAAGCGTGCCCAAGCTACAATTCACTATTTAGTCGAGCAGGGTATTTCTAGAGATAGGCTTTCTGGGAAGGGCTATGGAGAAAGCCAGTTGTTAAATCACTGCTCTAACGCTGTAAAATGTACGGCAGCTCAACACGCCAAAAATAGACGAAGTGAATTTATAATAATAAAATAA
- a CDS encoding FISUMP domain-containing protein, which translates to MKKVILILMLLGASFTGFTQVGIGTNAPHPSAALEVSSTTQGFLPPRMKEVQLRTIKNPVEGLLVYCYDCKPKGMYYYDGRTFLSTINSKPSNMKSTDVYSPATGRIWMDRNLGASRVAKSPTDEAAYGDLYQWGRNTDGHEKRNSTVVAGPVSADYKGAAFITSSSDWLAPSNDKRWNLGDEKNPKKNEAYDPCPEGYRIPTESEWDGEVNSWGSKSSAEEAFESPLKLTLTGQRRYNDGTYGVMETVGHYWYSKVNGVSAYRLGIRISNTLADKRAVSRSWGLTVRCIKEQ; encoded by the coding sequence ATGAAAAAAGTAATATTAATACTAATGCTATTGGGTGCGAGCTTTACGGGTTTTACACAAGTAGGCATAGGTACAAACGCACCACATCCTTCGGCAGCCCTAGAGGTGAGTAGCACAACACAAGGCTTTTTACCCCCACGAATGAAAGAGGTACAGCTAAGGACTATTAAAAACCCTGTAGAAGGTTTGTTGGTATATTGTTACGATTGCAAACCTAAAGGCATGTATTATTACGATGGCAGAACTTTTTTAAGTACCATAAATAGCAAGCCTAGTAATATGAAATCTACCGACGTGTACTCGCCAGCAACAGGACGTATTTGGATGGATAGAAACCTTGGAGCAAGTCGGGTGGCTAAAAGCCCGACTGATGAAGCAGCCTATGGCGATTTATACCAATGGGGTAGAAATACAGATGGGCATGAGAAGCGTAATAGTACAGTAGTGGCAGGGCCTGTTTCTGCAGATTATAAGGGGGCTGCTTTTATTACTTCTAGTAGCGATTGGTTAGCACCATCAAATGATAAACGTTGGAATTTGGGAGATGAAAAAAATCCTAAAAAAAATGAAGCTTATGATCCTTGTCCAGAGGGTTATAGAATACCTACAGAAAGCGAATGGGATGGAGAAGTAAATTCTTGGGGTTCTAAAAGCAGTGCTGAAGAAGCTTTTGAAAGCCCATTGAAATTAACGCTTACTGGGCAACGACGTTATAATGACGGTACTTATGGTGTCATGGAGACAGTTGGTCACTATTGGTACAGTAAGGTTAATGGTGTTTCTGCTTACCGCCTTGGAATACGTATAAGTAATACACTGGCCGATAAACGTGCTGTTTCTCGTAGTTGGGGCTTGACAGTTCGTTGTATTAAAGAGCAGTAA
- a CDS encoding FISUMP domain-containing protein, with protein MRKILLSVSLIAVCLTTYAQVGIGTNAPSASAALEVNSKTQGFLMPRMRKAQMEAIKAPAEGLMVYCLDCTPKGFHVYNGRGFINANTGEYLDGPDKIAAIVAASTVPAAGGTPSLADLAAAHVTNATGDQAAYEEAIARASPVPTTLRELQGIIDSENFCLSVLSSSVAVTVVVPVKNPKTGRVWMDRNLGASRAATSSTDEAAYGDLYQWGRKKDGHQLRRSCSVTGPVTAGSEGYKFVGNPLNNGYNWLITRDDKRWNLGDVNTIIKSANDPCPDGYRVPSRKELDNERQSWKSNDAAGAFASPLKWPLAGYRSRGGGSEPHISLGTRSIYWSNENTSTSGATLEFNHLNSKMAGYSRAYGFSVRCIKE; from the coding sequence ATGAGAAAAATATTACTTTCAGTGTCGCTTATTGCAGTATGTTTAACCACTTATGCACAAGTCGGCATAGGTACAAACGCACCAAGTGCCTCTGCAGCTTTAGAGGTTAATAGCAAAACGCAGGGTTTTTTAATGCCACGCATGCGTAAAGCACAAATGGAAGCTATTAAAGCCCCTGCAGAAGGGCTTATGGTGTATTGTTTAGATTGTACACCAAAAGGTTTTCATGTTTACAATGGACGTGGTTTTATAAATGCAAATACTGGAGAATACCTTGATGGGCCAGATAAAATTGCTGCCATTGTTGCGGCATCTACAGTTCCAGCCGCTGGGGGTACACCAAGTTTAGCCGATTTGGCAGCAGCTCATGTAACCAATGCGACGGGAGACCAAGCCGCTTATGAGGAGGCCATTGCTAGGGCTTCACCAGTACCTACAACATTGAGGGAGTTGCAGGGTATTATAGATAGCGAAAATTTCTGTTTATCTGTTCTCTCCTCTTCCGTTGCTGTTACTGTTGTTGTACCAGTTAAAAATCCGAAAACTGGAAGGGTTTGGATGGATAGAAACCTTGGCGCATCACGTGCCGCAACTAGTAGTACAGACGAAGCGGCTTACGGTGATTTATATCAATGGGGTCGCAAAAAGGATGGGCACCAGCTGCGTAGAAGTTGTTCTGTAACAGGACCAGTAACAGCTGGTAGTGAGGGGTATAAATTTGTGGGGAACCCATTGAATAATGGTTATAATTGGTTAATAACTCGTGACGACAAGAGATGGAATTTAGGAGATGTAAATACAATTATTAAATCTGCTAATGACCCTTGCCCTGATGGCTATAGAGTACCATCAAGAAAAGAATTAGATAATGAACGTCAATCCTGGAAATCCAATGATGCTGCAGGAGCTTTTGCTAGTCCTTTAAAATGGCCACTTGCGGGTTACCGCTCCCGTGGTGGCGGTTCAGAACCACATATTAGTTTGGGTACTCGTAGTATTTATTGGTCTAATGAAAATACTAGCACTAGTGGAGCAACTCTGGAATTCAATCATCTTAATTCGAAAATGGCTGGTTACAGTCGGGCTTACGGCTTTTCTGTTCGATGTATCAAGGAATAG
- a CDS encoding FISUMP domain-containing protein: protein MKKITLTALFITLSLKAFTQIAIGTNAPETSAALEVSSTTQGFLPPRMEKAQIKAIKNPEEGLMVYCLDCKPKGVYYNDGKAFVNLDNGEPSDMKETDVYSPATGRVWMDRNLGASRVALNSTDAAAYGDLYQWGRGNDGHSRRDAAVVSGRVSAGYEGSAFIKDENDWLSEKDDFRWNAGTEENPIKTVNDPCPIGYRVPTWKEWNEEKNNIDYILLNSDATVFSASPLKLPFSGSRHYAWGTLYATGVNGYYWSSKVYDATRGRDFTFYGNRTTKNAHPRSDGFAVRCIKENQ, encoded by the coding sequence ATGAAAAAAATAACACTAACCGCTCTATTCATAACACTAAGCCTTAAAGCTTTCACCCAAATAGCCATAGGCACAAATGCCCCAGAGACCTCTGCCGCTTTAGAGGTTTCGAGTACAACACAAGGGTTTTTACCACCACGTATGGAAAAAGCGCAAATAAAAGCGATTAAAAATCCAGAAGAGGGGCTTATGGTGTATTGTTTGGATTGTAAGCCTAAAGGGGTTTATTATAATGACGGTAAAGCTTTTGTTAATCTTGATAATGGCGAACCTAGTGATATGAAAGAGACCGATGTTTATTCGCCGGCAACAGGACGCGTATGGATGGATAGAAATCTTGGGGCTTCACGGGTTGCTTTAAACTCTACTGATGCAGCTGCTTACGGTGATTTGTATCAGTGGGGTAGAGGAAATGATGGACACTCAAGACGAGATGCTGCTGTGGTATCGGGACGTGTTTCCGCAGGCTACGAAGGGTCGGCTTTTATAAAAGACGAAAATGATTGGCTTTCTGAAAAAGATGATTTTCGTTGGAATGCAGGTACAGAAGAAAACCCTATAAAAACTGTTAATGATCCTTGCCCTATCGGATATAGAGTACCCACATGGAAAGAGTGGAATGAAGAAAAAAACAATATTGATTACATTCTGCTAAATAGTGATGCCACGGTTTTTTCAGCTAGCCCTTTAAAACTACCATTTTCGGGCAGTCGTCATTATGCTTGGGGTACTTTATACGCTACAGGAGTCAATGGGTACTATTGGTCTAGTAAGGTTTATGATGCAACTCGCGGAAGAGACTTCACATTTTACGGTAATCGAACAACTAAAAACGCACATCCACGTTCGGATGGTTTTGCAGTTCGATGTATTAAAGAGAATCAATAG
- a CDS encoding peroxiredoxin family protein, protein MKKTNLLLTLLFFTQLLQAQTLTGHYKQHAGQELSLTGFNYYKSTTLGTAKADSSGFFIINYPKGYKGMAILNAQDQANLVLALTQDSIQLKGTHLNAIDRLEYINSKENTQFLNYAQAQGVRSNALSAINYLLSLYNNRQDLATSKIFLETLTQEKERLNQQDTNFLNGLDQDSYLRWFIPLRKLVQETPVVAQTETERIPEAIAQFRTIDFNNKNFKNSGLLEGLITGHYDLLQSMEQPLDRIATQMNLSTQYLIDNLQDNDEVLNVVSSELFHYLEARSLFEASEYLSVSLLNNSQCALTDDLLAKLESYRKLKVGAYGPDIQLNGTEKLSAIKTYKLLVFGASWCPNCKNEALELLKQYDTWQAKNIEVVYISLDTEESAFKTAYNNAPWKTFCDYQGWDTQAAKDYYISGTPSYFLLDANNKIVLRPSSVAHAKAWIAQHLK, encoded by the coding sequence ATGAAAAAAACAAACCTCCTATTAACTTTACTATTCTTCACCCAACTCCTGCAAGCCCAAACACTAACAGGTCATTACAAACAGCACGCTGGGCAAGAATTAAGTCTAACAGGTTTTAATTATTACAAATCCACCACGCTAGGAACGGCTAAAGCAGATAGTTCTGGTTTTTTTATTATCAACTACCCTAAAGGTTATAAGGGGATGGCCATTTTAAATGCACAAGACCAAGCGAATTTAGTATTGGCATTAACTCAAGATAGCATACAGTTAAAAGGGACACACTTAAACGCCATAGATCGGTTAGAATATATAAATAGCAAAGAGAACACACAGTTTTTAAACTATGCCCAAGCGCAAGGGGTGAGAAGTAATGCCTTATCGGCCATAAATTACTTATTGTCTTTGTATAACAATCGGCAAGATTTAGCGACGAGCAAAATTTTTCTTGAAACATTAACGCAAGAAAAAGAGCGTTTAAACCAGCAAGACACAAATTTTTTAAACGGTTTAGATCAAGATAGTTATTTACGTTGGTTTATTCCCTTACGGAAATTGGTTCAAGAGACGCCTGTTGTGGCGCAAACAGAAACCGAGCGCATACCAGAAGCTATAGCGCAATTTAGAACCATAGATTTTAATAATAAAAATTTTAAAAACAGTGGTCTTTTAGAGGGCTTAATTACTGGGCATTACGATTTGTTGCAAAGTATGGAGCAACCTCTCGATCGTATCGCCACTCAAATGAATTTAAGCACACAGTATCTCATCGATAATTTACAAGATAACGATGAGGTTTTAAATGTGGTTTCCAGCGAGTTGTTTCATTATTTAGAAGCGCGTAGTTTATTTGAAGCCTCAGAATATTTGTCGGTTAGTCTATTAAACAACAGTCAATGTGCTTTAACAGACGATTTGTTGGCCAAACTAGAAAGTTACCGCAAACTAAAAGTGGGCGCTTATGGACCAGATATTCAATTAAACGGCACAGAAAAATTAAGTGCTATAAAAACCTATAAACTCTTGGTGTTTGGTGCCAGTTGGTGTCCAAATTGTAAGAACGAAGCTCTAGAGCTATTAAAACAATACGATACTTGGCAAGCGAAAAATATTGAGGTGGTCTACATCAGTTTAGACACAGAGGAATCGGCGTTTAAAACCGCCTATAATAATGCCCCTTGGAAGACCTTTTGCGATTATCAAGGCTGGGACACACAAGCCGCAAAGGATTATTATATTTCTGGAACACCGAGCTATTTTTTACTAGATGCTAACAATAAAATAGTGCTGAGACCAAGCTCGGTAGCCCACGCCAAAGCATGGATAGCCCAACACTTGAAATAG
- a CDS encoding fasciclin domain-containing protein, with translation MKKLLLSTVLLAVFGLSFNSCKDTKKQEEVVTEDTVEVIEEAVEEEKAPNIVEVAAANENFSTLVAAVKAADLVEVLSGTGPFTVFAPTNDAFAKLPEGTVDNLLKPENKATLSGILTYHVVSGTFDAAAVVEAINANDGAFEVTTVQGNTLVATLNGTDVIIKDAKGNAAKVVIADVAASNGVIHAIDTVVMPE, from the coding sequence ATGAAAAAATTACTTTTAAGTACGGTTCTATTAGCAGTATTTGGCCTATCATTTAATTCTTGTAAAGACACCAAAAAACAAGAAGAAGTAGTAACCGAAGATACTGTAGAAGTTATTGAAGAAGCCGTTGAAGAGGAGAAAGCACCAAACATTGTTGAGGTTGCTGCTGCTAACGAAAACTTCTCTACACTTGTAGCCGCAGTAAAAGCAGCAGACTTAGTTGAAGTATTAAGTGGAACAGGACCTTTTACGGTTTTTGCTCCTACAAACGATGCTTTTGCTAAATTACCTGAAGGCACAGTAGACAATTTATTAAAACCAGAAAACAAAGCTACCTTATCAGGTATTTTAACCTACCATGTTGTTTCTGGAACATTTGATGCCGCGGCTGTAGTTGAAGCCATTAATGCTAATGACGGTGCTTTTGAGGTTACCACAGTACAAGGCAACACATTAGTTGCTACTTTAAATGGTACCGATGTTATAATAAAGGACGCTAAAGGAAATGCCGCCAAAGTTGTTATAGCCGACGTCGCTGCTTCAAACGGTGTGATTCACGCCATCGATACTGTAGTAATGCCAGAATAA
- a CDS encoding 3-deoxy-D-manno-octulosonic acid transferase — protein MTLLYNLGIHLASIGLKCIAAFNKKIKLGVAGRSKTFGILKDKLHSQDKTLWFHCASLGEYEQGLPVFQALRKQYPTHKIVLTFFSPSGYEIRKNSPIADVVVYLPLDTKKNAHHFLNIVNPELTVFVKYDIWPNFLNALKQRQLRAVLISAAFRETQSFFKFYGKTLREALFTFEHIFTQNETSKKLLQSINYHAVTVSGDTRFDRVSNQLEVNNTLDFIETFKNNHLCIVAGSTWPIDDNLFINYINTKTSKDVKFIIAPHNINPTQIKSLADKLDSPTVLYSEQADKDLKDAQVFIVDTIGLLTKIYHYADIAYVGGAMGHTGLHNTLEPAVFGIPIIIGNKYDKFPEAKAMIANCGMFSIANQKEFNLVLDELIGNAEKRLQAGDKNLAYIKKNKGAVIQILNYLRI, from the coding sequence TTGACTCTACTATATAACTTAGGAATACATTTAGCAAGTATCGGTTTAAAATGTATCGCAGCATTTAACAAAAAAATTAAATTAGGGGTTGCCGGCCGATCCAAAACCTTTGGTATATTAAAAGACAAGCTTCATAGTCAAGATAAAACGCTGTGGTTTCATTGTGCGTCGTTGGGAGAGTACGAACAAGGGCTTCCCGTGTTTCAGGCCCTGCGAAAGCAATACCCAACACATAAAATTGTTCTCACTTTTTTCTCGCCATCTGGATACGAAATTCGTAAAAACTCGCCCATTGCCGATGTTGTCGTGTATTTACCTTTAGACACCAAAAAAAATGCCCATCACTTTTTAAATATCGTAAATCCAGAGCTCACGGTTTTTGTTAAATACGATATTTGGCCTAATTTCCTAAACGCATTAAAGCAACGGCAATTACGCGCTGTATTAATATCGGCGGCCTTTAGAGAAACTCAATCCTTCTTTAAATTCTACGGAAAAACCTTAAGAGAAGCGTTATTCACATTCGAGCATATTTTTACACAAAACGAAACCTCAAAAAAACTACTGCAATCCATAAATTATCATGCGGTTACCGTATCTGGAGACACCCGTTTTGATCGGGTTTCCAATCAATTAGAGGTTAATAACACCCTAGATTTTATAGAAACCTTTAAGAATAATCATTTATGCATTGTTGCAGGAAGTACTTGGCCGATAGACGACAATCTATTTATAAATTACATTAATACTAAAACCAGTAAGGACGTCAAATTTATTATTGCGCCTCATAATATTAACCCGACCCAAATAAAAAGCCTGGCAGATAAATTGGATTCTCCAACAGTTTTATACAGTGAACAGGCCGACAAAGACCTTAAAGACGCGCAAGTATTCATTGTAGATACCATTGGATTATTAACTAAAATATATCATTATGCCGATATAGCTTATGTTGGTGGTGCTATGGGGCATACGGGTTTACACAATACACTAGAGCCTGCCGTTTTCGGGATTCCTATTATTATTGGAAACAAGTACGATAAATTTCCTGAGGCTAAAGCTATGATTGCTAATTGTGGTATGTTTTCTATTGCAAACCAAAAAGAATTCAATTTGGTTCTCGATGAGCTTATTGGTAACGCCGAGAAAAGATTACAAGCTGGCGATAAAAACTTAGCGTATATTAAAAAAAACAAAGGGGCAGTCATCCAAATACTCAACTATCTGCGTATATAA
- a CDS encoding DegT/DnrJ/EryC1/StrS family aminotransferase: MKKIQMVDLKGQYNQIKDVVNPSIQEVIDTTSFINGPKVHEFQKNLEQYLGVKHVIPCANGTDALQIAMMGLDLKPGDEVITADFTFAATVEVIALLNLTPVLVDVNPDDFNISIEAIKKAITPKTKAIVPVHLFGQCANMEAIMEIAKAHNLFVIEDNAQAIGATFTYKDGTKAKAGTIGHVASTSFFPSKNLGCYGDGGAIFTNDDDLAHRIRGIVNHGMYKRYHHDVVGVNSRLDTIQAAVLNAKLPYLDRYNEARRKAARKYNEAFKGVKNIITPITVNGCKDICDTCDCHVFHQYTLKVKGVDRDALVKHLNAHDIPCGVYYPIPLHKQKAYADARYQEADFPVTNQLIQEVISLPMHTELDDEQIAYITSTLINFING; this comes from the coding sequence ATGAAGAAAATCCAAATGGTAGACCTCAAAGGTCAATACAATCAAATAAAAGATGTTGTGAATCCTTCAATTCAGGAGGTTATAGACACGACCTCATTTATAAACGGTCCAAAAGTTCATGAATTTCAGAAGAATTTGGAGCAATATCTGGGTGTAAAGCATGTTATACCCTGTGCAAACGGCACCGATGCTTTACAAATAGCCATGATGGGGCTGGATTTAAAACCCGGAGATGAGGTTATTACGGCCGATTTCACTTTTGCGGCGACTGTAGAAGTTATCGCACTGTTAAATTTAACACCAGTATTGGTAGATGTTAATCCCGACGACTTTAATATAAGTATTGAAGCTATTAAAAAGGCGATTACACCAAAAACTAAAGCCATTGTACCGGTGCATTTATTTGGGCAATGTGCCAATATGGAGGCGATTATGGAAATAGCAAAAGCCCATAATTTGTTTGTCATTGAAGATAATGCACAAGCCATTGGGGCGACTTTTACCTACAAAGATGGCACGAAGGCGAAAGCAGGAACTATTGGGCATGTGGCATCTACTTCCTTTTTTCCTTCAAAAAACTTAGGTTGTTATGGCGATGGTGGCGCCATTTTCACTAACGATGACGATTTAGCACACCGCATAAGAGGTATTGTTAATCATGGTATGTACAAGCGTTATCACCATGATGTGGTTGGTGTTAATTCCAGATTAGATACGATTCAAGCCGCTGTTTTAAATGCGAAATTACCGTATTTAGATCGTTATAATGAGGCAAGGCGAAAGGCTGCCCGAAAATATAATGAGGCGTTTAAAGGTGTTAAAAACATAATAACACCTATAACCGTAAATGGATGCAAAGATATTTGTGATACTTGCGATTGCCATGTGTTTCATCAATACACATTAAAAGTAAAAGGTGTCGATCGAGACGCATTAGTAAAGCATTTAAATGCACACGATATTCCTTGTGGTGTCTATTATCCCATTCCGTTACATAAGCAAAAAGCTTACGCAGATGCCCGATATCAAGAAGCCGATTTCCCAGTTACCAACCAGTTAATTCAGGAAGTAATCTCCTTGCCAATGCATACCGAATTGGACGACGAACAAATTGCCTATATCACATCAACACTTATAAACTTTATAAATGGATAA
- the galE gene encoding UDP-glucose 4-epimerase GalE, whose protein sequence is MDKILVTGGLGFIGSHTVVELQNKGYEVVIIDDLSNASEAVLDGITAITGIKPTFEKLDLKDKQKVERFFQDYNDIKGVIHFAASKAVGESVQEPLLYYENNISTLIYLLKELKNLPEAAFIFSSSCTVYGQADELPITESAPVKQAESPYGNTKQIGEEIISDTCKVTPNLKAIALRYFNPIGAHESGKIGELPIGVPQNLVPFITQTAIGIREELSVFGDDYPTPDGTCIRDYIHVVDLAKAHVVALNRLLQNKNKANYETFNLGTGKGSSVLEVIHAFENVSGEKLNYKIVGRRAGDIISAYADTTKANNELGWKTELTLNDAMRSAWKWEQVVRGK, encoded by the coding sequence ATGGATAAGATACTAGTTACAGGAGGATTAGGTTTTATTGGTTCTCATACTGTTGTAGAACTACAAAACAAGGGTTACGAGGTTGTTATTATTGATGATTTATCTAATGCTTCGGAAGCCGTTTTAGACGGTATAACAGCCATAACGGGCATAAAACCCACATTTGAAAAGTTAGATTTAAAAGACAAACAAAAAGTAGAGCGTTTTTTTCAAGATTACAACGACATCAAAGGCGTTATTCATTTCGCAGCGAGTAAGGCTGTTGGCGAAAGTGTGCAAGAGCCATTGTTGTACTACGAGAACAATATCTCTACACTCATTTACCTGCTTAAAGAATTAAAAAACTTACCTGAAGCGGCATTTATTTTTAGCTCATCTTGTACGGTTTACGGTCAAGCCGATGAATTGCCAATAACAGAAAGTGCTCCGGTAAAACAAGCCGAATCGCCTTACGGAAATACCAAACAGATTGGTGAAGAGATTATTAGTGATACTTGCAAAGTAACCCCAAACTTAAAGGCGATAGCCCTTAGATATTTTAACCCGATTGGCGCACACGAGTCTGGAAAAATTGGCGAGTTACCAATAGGTGTGCCCCAGAATTTAGTACCGTTTATTACCCAAACGGCTATAGGAATTCGTGAAGAATTATCGGTTTTTGGGGACGATTATCCCACGCCAGATGGCACCTGTATACGAGATTATATTCATGTGGTCGATTTGGCCAAAGCCCATGTTGTAGCTCTTAATCGCTTGTTGCAAAATAAAAATAAAGCGAATTACGAAACCTTTAATCTGGGCACAGGAAAAGGGAGTTCTGTATTAGAAGTAATCCATGCTTTCGAAAACGTTTCTGGAGAAAAACTAAATTATAAAATAGTAGGCAGAAGAGCAGGCGATATTATTTCGGCCTATGCCGATACCACCAAAGCCAATAACGAGTTGGGTTGGAAAACAGAGCTTACTCTTAACGATGCCATGCGTTCTGCTTGGAAATGGGAGCAGGTTGTTAGAGGGAAATAA
- the lspA gene encoding signal peptidase II, protein MKLSRRSIFILVVIILTIAADQISKIWIRANVAPGSQSKIIGDFFTLHNVENTGAFLGMGSDLNETLRILLLLILPIVVLAFVLRYILKEKSLDKWSLFAFASIIGGGIGNVYDRFVYGSVTDFWHIDLGGVLRTGIFNMADLSVTTGMIILVIASFRKKKK, encoded by the coding sequence ATGAAATTATCTAGACGCTCCATCTTCATCCTGGTTGTTATTATTTTAACTATTGCCGCAGATCAAATATCCAAAATTTGGATTAGAGCTAATGTAGCCCCTGGCAGTCAGTCGAAAATTATTGGTGATTTTTTCACTTTACACAATGTAGAAAATACTGGAGCTTTTTTAGGCATGGGTAGCGACTTAAACGAGACGCTTAGAATCCTTTTGCTTCTTATATTACCCATTGTAGTTTTAGCCTTTGTACTGCGCTATATTTTAAAAGAGAAATCTTTAGATAAGTGGTCTCTTTTTGCCTTTGCCAGTATTATTGGCGGTGGCATTGGCAATGTTTACGATCGTTTTGTGTATGGTTCGGTTACCGATTTTTGGCATATCGATTTAGGTGGTGTCCTTAGAACGGGCATTTTTAATATGGCCGATTTATCGGTTACTACCGGTATGATTATTTTGGTGATTGCTAGTTTTAGGAAGAAAAAGAAATAA
- the fabD gene encoding ACP S-malonyltransferase, translating to MKAYIFPGQGAQFSGMGLDLYEQSPLAQELFEKANHILGFNITDIMFEGTAEALKETKVTQPAIFLHSVILAKTLGDSFKPDMVAGHSLGEFSALVANGSLNFEDGLKLVSQRALAMQKACELQPSTMAAVLGLDDAVVENICSSTPGIVVAANYNCPGQLVISGEIEAVNQACEKLKDAGARRALILPVGGAFHSPLMEPAREQLAAAIENTTFNKPSCPIYQNVTAHAVINEADIKANLISQLTAPVRWTQSVQQMIADGATLFTEVGPGKVLQGLVKKINRASETASATFESNN from the coding sequence ATGAAAGCATATATATTTCCAGGACAAGGTGCGCAATTTTCAGGAATGGGTTTGGACCTTTATGAACAGTCTCCTTTAGCCCAAGAGTTATTTGAGAAAGCCAACCATATTCTAGGTTTCAACATTACCGACATTATGTTTGAAGGTACTGCCGAAGCCCTTAAAGAAACTAAAGTGACGCAACCTGCTATTTTTTTACATTCTGTAATTTTAGCAAAAACCTTAGGCGACAGCTTTAAACCAGATATGGTAGCAGGACATTCGCTAGGTGAATTTTCGGCTTTGGTTGCCAACGGTAGTTTAAATTTTGAAGATGGCTTAAAGTTGGTATCCCAACGTGCACTTGCTATGCAAAAAGCATGCGAATTACAACCGAGTACCATGGCTGCCGTTTTAGGTTTAGATGATGCTGTTGTTGAAAACATATGTAGTAGCACCCCAGGGATCGTAGTTGCTGCCAATTACAACTGTCCAGGTCAACTCGTAATCTCTGGAGAAATTGAGGCGGTTAATCAAGCTTGTGAAAAATTAAAAGATGCAGGCGCCAGACGTGCTTTAATTTTACCTGTTGGTGGTGCTTTTCATTCACCTTTAATGGAGCCCGCTCGCGAACAATTAGCTGCAGCTATAGAAAACACGACATTTAACAAACCGAGCTGTCCTATTTACCAAAATGTAACAGCCCATGCGGTTATTAATGAAGCCGACATTAAAGCAAACTTAATATCGCAATTAACAGCGCCAGTGCGCTGGACACAATCGGTACAACAAATGATTGCCGATGGTGCTACTCTATTTACAGAAGTAGGCCCAGGCAAAGTATTACAAGGTTTAGTAAAGAAAATTAACAGGGCTTCTGAAACGGCTTCTGCAACTTTTGAAAGCAATAATTAA